Proteins encoded by one window of Tunturibacter psychrotolerans:
- a CDS encoding class I SAM-dependent methyltransferase yields the protein MPPRKSKSVLVMPPPPPPQHPFDQIHGVETSGLIAAGNLTTGHPNDAHVTAYYGVAPSILRTLIDLWRATNPPHPIHHYTFVDIGAGKGRAMLVASELPFHQVIGIELNPTLAGTAQTNLEHWRASHVADTTAPALAPIRLLEQDALTFDFPRTPTLAFLFHPFEAPVLKLLLRRIEAQFAPRRGTPAPAFDLLYVNSECRAVLDRHPAFTRLFLGPVAMSPEDHAADLAAIAQQKEYGSTGDEECAIYRFTGRATKP from the coding sequence ATGCCCCCACGCAAATCCAAATCCGTACTGGTGATGCCACCACCACCGCCACCACAACATCCCTTCGACCAGATCCACGGCGTCGAGACCAGCGGCCTCATTGCCGCCGGCAACCTCACCACCGGCCACCCCAACGACGCCCACGTCACCGCCTACTACGGCGTCGCTCCCAGCATCCTCCGCACTCTCATCGACCTCTGGCGCGCCACCAATCCACCTCACCCCATCCACCACTACACCTTCGTCGACATCGGCGCCGGCAAAGGCCGCGCTATGCTAGTTGCCAGCGAACTCCCCTTCCATCAAGTCATCGGCATCGAGCTCAACCCCACACTAGCCGGCACCGCACAAACCAACCTCGAGCACTGGCGCGCCTCCCACGTCGCCGACACCACCGCACCCGCTCTCGCCCCCATTCGCCTCCTCGAACAAGACGCCCTAACCTTCGACTTCCCCCGCACCCCCACCCTCGCCTTCCTCTTTCACCCCTTCGAAGCACCCGTCCTCAAGCTCCTCCTCCGTCGCATCGAAGCCCAGTTCGCCCCACGCCGCGGCACCCCCGCACCAGCCTTCGATCTCCTCTACGTCAACTCCGAGTGCCGCGCCGTCCTGGACCGCCACCCTGCCTTCACGCGCCTCTTCCTCGGCCCCGTAGCCATGTCCCCCGAAGACCACGCCGCCGACCTGGCCGCCATCGCCCAGCAAAAAGAGTACGGCTCCACCGGCGACGAAGAGTGCGCCATCTACCGCTTCACCGGCCGCGCGACAAAACCCTGA
- a CDS encoding metal-sulfur cluster assembly factor produces MLTESDILKALRDCYDPVLPCNIVDLGLIRSVTITRDLDAPGTNIPGVPQKHIIELSLTPTQTDEPSQAQLVAQITHRLAGLETVSRTNIVVLETPIWTPLNITPSGRKTLGLDGNPNLVQIR; encoded by the coding sequence ATGCTCACCGAGTCCGACATCCTCAAGGCCCTCCGCGACTGCTACGACCCCGTCCTCCCTTGCAACATCGTCGACCTCGGCCTCATCCGCTCCGTAACCATTACCCGCGACCTCGATGCCCCCGGCACTAATATCCCCGGCGTCCCGCAAAAGCACATTATCGAACTCTCCCTCACTCCCACCCAAACCGACGAACCCTCCCAAGCGCAACTCGTGGCCCAAATCACACATCGTCTCGCTGGCCTCGAGACCGTAAGCCGAACCAACATCGTCGTCCTCGAAACCCCCATCTGGACACCCCTCAACATCACCCCTTCAGGCCGCAAAACTCTCGGCCTGGATGGCAACCCAAACCTGGTCCAGATCCGCTAA